Proteins encoded together in one Coffea arabica cultivar ET-39 chromosome 2c, Coffea Arabica ET-39 HiFi, whole genome shotgun sequence window:
- the LOC113727249 gene encoding uncharacterized protein isoform X1, which yields MKVYGTGVFEFRRHRVAEYPVEGPLPAGAAESAVPDKSLESKPGTNLSTSITLTEIQRDRLTKIAAANWAKTGDFTSAKKPFSPQLVKEIYDNELTVKGGRKPVPLQRVMILEVSQYLENYLWPNFDPETATFEHVMSMILMVNEKFRENVAAWVCFHDNKVMFMAFLERVLCLKEGRNFSVAEKINYLLFMINGFQSLEDEIVSEKVLRVASLQSWHSLSYGRFQIELCLNPDLIKKWKKITRRAKEAAKRGESLEASSMMEVRFLRNLIEEFLEVLDSNVFHHQQQDDESDQSVNIGDPEQVDDACVLYCERFMEFLIDLLSQLPTRRYIRPLIADVAVVSKCHLSALYRHRKGKLFSQLVDLLQFYENFEIDDHLGRQMADDEVLQAHYERLQAFQLLVFKKIPKLRELSLANIGAINKRADLSKKLAVLSPEELRDLVCVKLKLLSKSDPWSERVDFLIEVMVSFFEKQQSQKEAINALPLYPNEQIMWDESLVPSINYSGEGCLALPKLNLQFLTLHDYLLRNFNLFRLESTYEIREDIQEAVPHLLAHINNEGETAFRGWSRMAVPIKEFKITEVKQPNIGEVKPSAVTAEVTFSISSYKAQIRSEWNALKEHDVLFLLSICPSFEPLTADEAAKATVPQKLGLQYVRGCEVIEMRDEEGTLMNDFTGRIKRDEWKPPKGELRTVTVALDTAQYHMDVSDIAEKGAEDVYGTFNVLMRRKPKENNFKAILESIRDLMNETCIVPDWLHDIFLGYGNPSAAQWINMPDLLEVVDFKDTFLDADHVRECFADYQVCFTNSDGTENANPSPPFRIKLPRSLKGDAHALPGNKKSISALGDAANATDVHSNGEKLVVEAYTPPDHGPYPQDQPKQNSVKFTPTQIGAIISGIQPGLTMVVGPPGTGKTDTAVQILNVLYHNCPSQRTLIITHSNQALNDLFEKIMQRDVPARYLLRLGQGEQELATDLDFSRQGRVNAMLVRRLELLSEVERLARSLQLPEDVGYTCETAGYFWLLHVFSRWEQFLAASEKNQDKATFVQDRFPFKEFFSNAPQPIFTGQSFESDMRAAKGCFRHLKTMFKELEECRAFELLKSTVDRSNYLMTKQAKIVAMTCTHAALKRKDFLQLGFKYDNLLMEESAQILEIETFIPMLLQRQEDGYARLKRCILIGDHHQLPPVVKNMAFQKYSHMDQSLFTRFVRLGIPYIELNAQGRARPSLARLYNWRYRELGDLPFVKDNQVFHKANAGFCYDYQLVDVPDYNGRGETAPSPWFYQNEGEAEYIVSIYMYMRLLGYPANKISILTTYNGQKLLIRDVINRRCAPYDFIGPPNKVTTVDKFQGQQNDYILLSLVRTRFVGHLRDVRRLVVAMSRARLGLYVVCRRSLFEQCYELQPTFQLLLRRPDQMALNLHEVIPYTDRHVEDTGIVHLISGLEEMAGIVNYKMHQIYQARAMSHQLAAYSGHVPMAVDASDENSLSSSTVRGALESDPHRDNGINGEVSPENESNESTAKDLLANGNNDMPPGSKSNGNVDLKVQGDDLDGMEISGSAEEESKMEE from the exons ATGAAAGTATACGGAACAGGGGTGTTTGAATTCAGGCGGCACCGGGTGGCTGAGTACCCCGTGGAAGGTCCGCTACCGGCTGGTGCAGCTGAGTCTGCTGTTCCTGACAAGTCGCTGGAGTCGAAGCCCGGGACAAATTTATCTACGTCGATTACCCTAACCGAGATCCAGAGGGACCGATTAACGAAGATTGCAGCAGCTAATTGGGCGAAAACGGGAGACTTTACTTCTGCGAAGAAGCCCTTTAGTCCTCAATTGGTTAAAGAGATTTACGACAATGAATTGACCGTTAAAG GAGGGCGAAAGCCTGTGCCGTTGCAGAGAGTGATGATATTGGAGGTGAGTCAGTACTTGGAGAATTACCTATGGCCGAATTTTGATCCAGAAACGGCTACCTTTGAGCATGTGATGTCGATGATTCTCATGGTCAATGAGAAG TTTCGGGAAAATGTGGCTGCTTGGGTTTGCTTTCATGATAACAAGGTTATGTTCATGGCATTCCTCGAGAGGGTACTTTGCTTGAAAGAG GGAAGAAACTTTAGTGTTGCAGAGAAGATAAACTATCTACTTTTCATGATCAATGGATTTCAG AGCCTTGAAGATGAGATAGTGAGTGAAAAGGTTTTGAGAGTAGCCAGTCTACAGAGCTGGCATAGCTTATCGTATGGTCGTTTTCAG ATTGAACTTTGCCTTAATCCAGATCTGATTAAGAAATGGAAGAAGATTACAAGGCGAGCGAAGGAGGCTGCTAAAAGAGGGGAATCTTTGGAGGCATCAAGTATGATGGAAGTACGATTTTTGCGAAATCTCATTGAAGAGTTTTTGGAG GTACTTGATTCCAATGTCTTTCATCATCAGCAGCAGGATGATGAGTCTGATCAGTCAGTTAATATTGGTGATCCTGAACAAGTTGATGATGCCTGTGTCTTGTATTGTGAACGGTTCATGGAATTTCTAATTGATCTCTTAAGCCAACTACCAACAAGGAG ATATATCAGGCCTCTGATTGCAGACGTTGCTGTTGTTTCAAAATGTCATTTAAGTGCTCTGTATAGACATAGAAAAGGGAAACTTTTTTCCCAGTTGGTTGACTTGCTTCAGTTCtatgaaaattttgagattGATGACCATTTAGGCAGACAGATGGCTGATGATGAGGTGCTTCAAGCTCACTATGAGCGCCTCCAGGCTTTTCAGCTCCTTGTTTTTAAGAAGATTCCGAAG TTGCGAGAACTCTCATTGGCTAATATTGGTGCAATTAACAAGCGTGCTGACCTTTCAAAGAAACTGGCAGTACTTTCTCCTGAAGAGCTGAGAGATTTAGTCTGCGTAAAG CTGAAATTGTTGTCCAAGAGTGACCCGTGGTCAGAAAGAGTGGACTTCCTAATTGAGGTGATGGTTTCCTTTTTCGAGAAGcaacaatctcaaaaggaagcTATAAATGCTCTCCCCCTGTACCCTAATGAGCAGATAATGTGGGATGAGAGTCTTGTGCCAAGCATCAACTACTCAGGTGAAGGGTGCCTGGCGCTTCCAAAACTCAATCTGCAATTTTTAACACTTCATGATTATCTGCTGAGAAATTTTAACCTTTTCCGTCTTGAATCAACATATGAAATCCGGGAGGATATCCAAGAAGCTGTGCCACATCTCCTTGCTCACATTAATAATGAAGGAGAAACTGCTTTTCGTGGCTGGTCAAGAATGGCTGTGCCAATTAAAGAATTTAAGATTACTGAGGTGAAGCAGCCAAATATTGGGGAAGTAAAACCATCGGCGGTGACTGCTGAAGTCACATTCAGCATTTCCAGCTACAAAGCACAAATAAGATCGGAATGGAATGCACTTAAAGAGCATGATGTTCTGTTTTTACTCTCAATTTGCCCTTCATTTGAGCCTCTTACTGCTGATGAAGCTGCTAAAGCAACTGTACCACAGAAGCTTGGGCTACAATATGTACGCGGCTGTGAGGTTATTGAGATGCGTGATGAAGAGGGAACACTCATGAATGATTTTACTGGAAGAATTAAGAGGGATGAATGGAAGCCACCGAAAGGAGAACTGAGAACTGTGACTGTTGCACTGGATACAGCTCAATATCACATGGATGTTAGTGATATTGCAGAGAAGGGTGCTGAAGATGTTTATGGTACATTTAATGTACTGATGAGGAGGAAACCTAAGGAAAACAACTTCAAAGCAATACTAGAATCAATAAGAGATTTAATGAACGAAACTTGTATTGTTCCTGATTGGTTACATGATATATTTTTGGGCTATGGCAATCCTTCTGCTGCACAATGGATTAACATGCCAGACCTTCTGGAGGTTGTAGATTTCAAAGATACTTTCCTTGATGCTGATCATGTCAGAGAGTGTTTTGCAGATTACCag GTTTGCTTCACAAACTCCGATGGAACAGAGAATGCCAACCCAAGCCCTCCCTTTCGTATTAAACTTCCCAGGAGCCTGAAGGGAGATGCTCATGCTCTTCCTGGAAATAAGAAGTCTATCTCAGCTCTAGGTGATGCTGCTAATGCAACAGATGTCCATTCCAATGGGGAAAAGCTGGTTGTTGAGGCTTATACTCCTCCAGACCATGGTCCATATCCCCAAGATCAACCCAAGCAGAACTCAGTTAAATTTACTCCTACTCAG ATTGGAGCAATCATTTCAGGTATTCAGCCAGGATTGACTATGGTTGTTGGTCCTCCCGGGACAGGAAAGACTGATACTGCAGTACAGATCTTGAATGTGCTTTATCATAATTGTCCTTCTCAGAGGACATTGATAATTACTCATTCAAATCAGGCTTTGAATGACCTATTTGAGAAGATTATGCAG AGGGATGTGCCAGCTCGTTATCTTCTTCGTCTGGGTCAAGGAGAACAAGAACTGGCAACTGACCTGGATTTCAGCCGTCAAGGCCGTGTCAATGCAATGCTTGTGAGAAGGTTAGAACTGCTTAGTGAGGTGGAGCGACTGGCTAGGTCTCTCCAGCTGCCTGAGGATGTAGGCTATACTTGTGAGACAGCTGGGTACTTTTGGTTGCTTCATGTCTTCTCTCGTTGGGAACAATTTTTAGCTGCTAGTGAAAAGAACCAAGACAAAGCAACTTTTGTTCAGGATCGCTTTCCCTTCAAAGAGTTTTTCTCCAATGCTCCACAGCCTATATTTACAGGCCAGTCCTTTGAGAGTGACATGCGGGCTGCAAAGGGGTGCTTTCGTCATTTAAAAACTATGTTTAAGGAGCTTGAAGAGTGTAGAGCATTTGAATTGCTTAAGTCAACAGTTGACCGGTCAAATTACCTTATGACCAAACAGGCAAAGATTGTGGCAATGACTTGCACCCATGCTGCCCTTAAAAGGAAGGATTTTCTTCAGTTAGGCTTCAAGTATGACAACTTACTGATGGAAGAAAGTGCTCAAATCCTGGAGATTGAGACATTCATTCCAATGTTGCTCCAAAGGCAAGAAGATGGATATGCTCGCCTTAAGCGGTGCATATTGATTGGTGACCATCACCAGTTGCCCCCTGTTGTGAAAAATATGGCTTTTCAGAAGTACAGCCACATGGACCAGAGTCTATTTACTAGATTTGTTCGCCTAGGAATTCCCTACATTGAGCTCAATGCTCAGGGTCGAGCAAGGCCAAGTTTAGCTAGGCTTTACAATTGGAGATATAGAGAACTAGGTGATCTTCCATTTGTGAAGGACAATCAGGTCTTCCATAAAGCAAATGCTGGATTTTGCTATGATTATCAGTTGGTAGATGTACCTGATTATAATGGGAGAGGTGAGACTGCTCCTTCTCCATGGTTTTATCAAAATGAAGGAGAGGCTGAGTATATTGTCAGCATCTATATGTATATGAGGCTACTCGGCTATCCTGCAAACAAGATATCCATCTTGACAACTTACAATGGCCAGAAACTTTTGATCCGTGATGTTATTAACAGGCGATGTGCTCCTTATGACTTCATTGGTCCACCAAACAAG GTTACTACTGTTGATAAATTTCAAGGCCAGCAGAATGATTACATTTTATTGTCTCTTGTGCGAACTCGATTTGTGGGCCACCTTCGTGATGTTAGAAGGCTGGTTGTTGCTATGTCCCGTGCTCGACTGGGGCTTTATGTTGTCTGTCGACGTTCTCTTTTTGAACAATGCTATGAATTACAACCAACTTTTCAACTACTGCTCCGGAGACCTGATCAAATGGCTCTGAATCTACATGAGGTCATCCCATACACAGATCGTCATGTTGAGGACACTGGAATCGTTCACCTAATTAGTGGCCTTGAAGAGATGGCTGGCATTGTCAACTACAAGATGCATCAAATATATCAG GCACGAGCAATGAGCCATCAGTTAGCAGCTTATTCTGGGCATGTTCCCATGGCAGTGGACGCTTCAGATGAAAACAGCCTTTCAAGTTCAACTGTGCGTGGTGCCTTGGAATCTGATCCCCATCGTGACAATGGTATTAATGGGGAAGTATCACCTGAAAATGAGTCAAATGAATCTACGGCAAAGGACCTTCTTGCAAATGGAAACAATGACATGCCACCTGGTAGCAAGTCAAATGGAAATGTTGATTTGAAAGTTCAAGGAGATGACTTAGATGGCATGGAAATCTCGGGTAGTGCAGAAGAGGAAAGCAAGATGGAGGAGTAA
- the LOC113727249 gene encoding uncharacterized protein isoform X2 produces the protein MMEVRFLRNLIEEFLEVLDSNVFHHQQQDDESDQSVNIGDPEQVDDACVLYCERFMEFLIDLLSQLPTRRYIRPLIADVAVVSKCHLSALYRHRKGKLFSQLVDLLQFYENFEIDDHLGRQMADDEVLQAHYERLQAFQLLVFKKIPKLRELSLANIGAINKRADLSKKLAVLSPEELRDLVCVKLKLLSKSDPWSERVDFLIEVMVSFFEKQQSQKEAINALPLYPNEQIMWDESLVPSINYSGEGCLALPKLNLQFLTLHDYLLRNFNLFRLESTYEIREDIQEAVPHLLAHINNEGETAFRGWSRMAVPIKEFKITEVKQPNIGEVKPSAVTAEVTFSISSYKAQIRSEWNALKEHDVLFLLSICPSFEPLTADEAAKATVPQKLGLQYVRGCEVIEMRDEEGTLMNDFTGRIKRDEWKPPKGELRTVTVALDTAQYHMDVSDIAEKGAEDVYGTFNVLMRRKPKENNFKAILESIRDLMNETCIVPDWLHDIFLGYGNPSAAQWINMPDLLEVVDFKDTFLDADHVRECFADYQVCFTNSDGTENANPSPPFRIKLPRSLKGDAHALPGNKKSISALGDAANATDVHSNGEKLVVEAYTPPDHGPYPQDQPKQNSVKFTPTQIGAIISGIQPGLTMVVGPPGTGKTDTAVQILNVLYHNCPSQRTLIITHSNQALNDLFEKIMQRDVPARYLLRLGQGEQELATDLDFSRQGRVNAMLVRRLELLSEVERLARSLQLPEDVGYTCETAGYFWLLHVFSRWEQFLAASEKNQDKATFVQDRFPFKEFFSNAPQPIFTGQSFESDMRAAKGCFRHLKTMFKELEECRAFELLKSTVDRSNYLMTKQAKIVAMTCTHAALKRKDFLQLGFKYDNLLMEESAQILEIETFIPMLLQRQEDGYARLKRCILIGDHHQLPPVVKNMAFQKYSHMDQSLFTRFVRLGIPYIELNAQGRARPSLARLYNWRYRELGDLPFVKDNQVFHKANAGFCYDYQLVDVPDYNGRGETAPSPWFYQNEGEAEYIVSIYMYMRLLGYPANKISILTTYNGQKLLIRDVINRRCAPYDFIGPPNKVTTVDKFQGQQNDYILLSLVRTRFVGHLRDVRRLVVAMSRARLGLYVVCRRSLFEQCYELQPTFQLLLRRPDQMALNLHEVIPYTDRHVEDTGIVHLISGLEEMAGIVNYKMHQIYQARAMSHQLAAYSGHVPMAVDASDENSLSSSTVRGALESDPHRDNGINGEVSPENESNESTAKDLLANGNNDMPPGSKSNGNVDLKVQGDDLDGMEISGSAEEESKMEE, from the exons ATGATGGAAGTACGATTTTTGCGAAATCTCATTGAAGAGTTTTTGGAG GTACTTGATTCCAATGTCTTTCATCATCAGCAGCAGGATGATGAGTCTGATCAGTCAGTTAATATTGGTGATCCTGAACAAGTTGATGATGCCTGTGTCTTGTATTGTGAACGGTTCATGGAATTTCTAATTGATCTCTTAAGCCAACTACCAACAAGGAG ATATATCAGGCCTCTGATTGCAGACGTTGCTGTTGTTTCAAAATGTCATTTAAGTGCTCTGTATAGACATAGAAAAGGGAAACTTTTTTCCCAGTTGGTTGACTTGCTTCAGTTCtatgaaaattttgagattGATGACCATTTAGGCAGACAGATGGCTGATGATGAGGTGCTTCAAGCTCACTATGAGCGCCTCCAGGCTTTTCAGCTCCTTGTTTTTAAGAAGATTCCGAAG TTGCGAGAACTCTCATTGGCTAATATTGGTGCAATTAACAAGCGTGCTGACCTTTCAAAGAAACTGGCAGTACTTTCTCCTGAAGAGCTGAGAGATTTAGTCTGCGTAAAG CTGAAATTGTTGTCCAAGAGTGACCCGTGGTCAGAAAGAGTGGACTTCCTAATTGAGGTGATGGTTTCCTTTTTCGAGAAGcaacaatctcaaaaggaagcTATAAATGCTCTCCCCCTGTACCCTAATGAGCAGATAATGTGGGATGAGAGTCTTGTGCCAAGCATCAACTACTCAGGTGAAGGGTGCCTGGCGCTTCCAAAACTCAATCTGCAATTTTTAACACTTCATGATTATCTGCTGAGAAATTTTAACCTTTTCCGTCTTGAATCAACATATGAAATCCGGGAGGATATCCAAGAAGCTGTGCCACATCTCCTTGCTCACATTAATAATGAAGGAGAAACTGCTTTTCGTGGCTGGTCAAGAATGGCTGTGCCAATTAAAGAATTTAAGATTACTGAGGTGAAGCAGCCAAATATTGGGGAAGTAAAACCATCGGCGGTGACTGCTGAAGTCACATTCAGCATTTCCAGCTACAAAGCACAAATAAGATCGGAATGGAATGCACTTAAAGAGCATGATGTTCTGTTTTTACTCTCAATTTGCCCTTCATTTGAGCCTCTTACTGCTGATGAAGCTGCTAAAGCAACTGTACCACAGAAGCTTGGGCTACAATATGTACGCGGCTGTGAGGTTATTGAGATGCGTGATGAAGAGGGAACACTCATGAATGATTTTACTGGAAGAATTAAGAGGGATGAATGGAAGCCACCGAAAGGAGAACTGAGAACTGTGACTGTTGCACTGGATACAGCTCAATATCACATGGATGTTAGTGATATTGCAGAGAAGGGTGCTGAAGATGTTTATGGTACATTTAATGTACTGATGAGGAGGAAACCTAAGGAAAACAACTTCAAAGCAATACTAGAATCAATAAGAGATTTAATGAACGAAACTTGTATTGTTCCTGATTGGTTACATGATATATTTTTGGGCTATGGCAATCCTTCTGCTGCACAATGGATTAACATGCCAGACCTTCTGGAGGTTGTAGATTTCAAAGATACTTTCCTTGATGCTGATCATGTCAGAGAGTGTTTTGCAGATTACCag GTTTGCTTCACAAACTCCGATGGAACAGAGAATGCCAACCCAAGCCCTCCCTTTCGTATTAAACTTCCCAGGAGCCTGAAGGGAGATGCTCATGCTCTTCCTGGAAATAAGAAGTCTATCTCAGCTCTAGGTGATGCTGCTAATGCAACAGATGTCCATTCCAATGGGGAAAAGCTGGTTGTTGAGGCTTATACTCCTCCAGACCATGGTCCATATCCCCAAGATCAACCCAAGCAGAACTCAGTTAAATTTACTCCTACTCAG ATTGGAGCAATCATTTCAGGTATTCAGCCAGGATTGACTATGGTTGTTGGTCCTCCCGGGACAGGAAAGACTGATACTGCAGTACAGATCTTGAATGTGCTTTATCATAATTGTCCTTCTCAGAGGACATTGATAATTACTCATTCAAATCAGGCTTTGAATGACCTATTTGAGAAGATTATGCAG AGGGATGTGCCAGCTCGTTATCTTCTTCGTCTGGGTCAAGGAGAACAAGAACTGGCAACTGACCTGGATTTCAGCCGTCAAGGCCGTGTCAATGCAATGCTTGTGAGAAGGTTAGAACTGCTTAGTGAGGTGGAGCGACTGGCTAGGTCTCTCCAGCTGCCTGAGGATGTAGGCTATACTTGTGAGACAGCTGGGTACTTTTGGTTGCTTCATGTCTTCTCTCGTTGGGAACAATTTTTAGCTGCTAGTGAAAAGAACCAAGACAAAGCAACTTTTGTTCAGGATCGCTTTCCCTTCAAAGAGTTTTTCTCCAATGCTCCACAGCCTATATTTACAGGCCAGTCCTTTGAGAGTGACATGCGGGCTGCAAAGGGGTGCTTTCGTCATTTAAAAACTATGTTTAAGGAGCTTGAAGAGTGTAGAGCATTTGAATTGCTTAAGTCAACAGTTGACCGGTCAAATTACCTTATGACCAAACAGGCAAAGATTGTGGCAATGACTTGCACCCATGCTGCCCTTAAAAGGAAGGATTTTCTTCAGTTAGGCTTCAAGTATGACAACTTACTGATGGAAGAAAGTGCTCAAATCCTGGAGATTGAGACATTCATTCCAATGTTGCTCCAAAGGCAAGAAGATGGATATGCTCGCCTTAAGCGGTGCATATTGATTGGTGACCATCACCAGTTGCCCCCTGTTGTGAAAAATATGGCTTTTCAGAAGTACAGCCACATGGACCAGAGTCTATTTACTAGATTTGTTCGCCTAGGAATTCCCTACATTGAGCTCAATGCTCAGGGTCGAGCAAGGCCAAGTTTAGCTAGGCTTTACAATTGGAGATATAGAGAACTAGGTGATCTTCCATTTGTGAAGGACAATCAGGTCTTCCATAAAGCAAATGCTGGATTTTGCTATGATTATCAGTTGGTAGATGTACCTGATTATAATGGGAGAGGTGAGACTGCTCCTTCTCCATGGTTTTATCAAAATGAAGGAGAGGCTGAGTATATTGTCAGCATCTATATGTATATGAGGCTACTCGGCTATCCTGCAAACAAGATATCCATCTTGACAACTTACAATGGCCAGAAACTTTTGATCCGTGATGTTATTAACAGGCGATGTGCTCCTTATGACTTCATTGGTCCACCAAACAAG GTTACTACTGTTGATAAATTTCAAGGCCAGCAGAATGATTACATTTTATTGTCTCTTGTGCGAACTCGATTTGTGGGCCACCTTCGTGATGTTAGAAGGCTGGTTGTTGCTATGTCCCGTGCTCGACTGGGGCTTTATGTTGTCTGTCGACGTTCTCTTTTTGAACAATGCTATGAATTACAACCAACTTTTCAACTACTGCTCCGGAGACCTGATCAAATGGCTCTGAATCTACATGAGGTCATCCCATACACAGATCGTCATGTTGAGGACACTGGAATCGTTCACCTAATTAGTGGCCTTGAAGAGATGGCTGGCATTGTCAACTACAAGATGCATCAAATATATCAG GCACGAGCAATGAGCCATCAGTTAGCAGCTTATTCTGGGCATGTTCCCATGGCAGTGGACGCTTCAGATGAAAACAGCCTTTCAAGTTCAACTGTGCGTGGTGCCTTGGAATCTGATCCCCATCGTGACAATGGTATTAATGGGGAAGTATCACCTGAAAATGAGTCAAATGAATCTACGGCAAAGGACCTTCTTGCAAATGGAAACAATGACATGCCACCTGGTAGCAAGTCAAATGGAAATGTTGATTTGAAAGTTCAAGGAGATGACTTAGATGGCATGGAAATCTCGGGTAGTGCAGAAGAGGAAAGCAAGATGGAGGAGTAA